A genomic segment from Nocardiopsis sp. Huas11 encodes:
- a CDS encoding endo-1,4-beta-xylanase — MRPIRTLPALLTATVLALPLVTAAAVPPPESGVRAAETSAARQHTLRDAAPEGLVIGTAVAGGGHHAEQDYPDPFTHDRRYLRHMSAQFSSLSPENQMKWEYLRPDQDTYDFTAADAIVEFAEDNGQVVRGHTLLWHSQNPEWLEEGDFSREELRTLLREHITTVVGRYSGRIHQWDVTNEIFLDDGELRTQDNIWIRELGPEIIADAFRWAHEADPSAELFLNDYNVDGVNAKSDAYYELAQDLLDQGVPLHGFSTQGHLSLDYAFPGDLEDNLRRFDELGLQTAITELDVRLTPDKRDRPSRDQLLQQADYYRQALEACLNVEGCRSFTIWGFTDKYSWVPHFFEGEGHATVMTDRFHRKPAFRELLDTLAAAR, encoded by the coding sequence ATGCGACCGATCCGCACCCTCCCCGCACTCCTCACCGCGACCGTGCTGGCGCTCCCACTGGTCACCGCGGCCGCCGTCCCACCGCCGGAGTCCGGCGTGCGCGCGGCCGAGACCTCCGCCGCGCGGCAGCACACGCTGCGCGACGCCGCGCCCGAGGGACTCGTCATCGGCACGGCCGTCGCCGGCGGCGGACACCACGCCGAGCAGGACTACCCCGACCCCTTCACCCACGACAGGCGCTACCTGCGGCACATGTCCGCACAGTTCAGCTCACTGTCGCCCGAGAACCAGATGAAGTGGGAGTACCTGCGCCCCGACCAGGACACCTACGACTTCACCGCGGCCGACGCCATCGTCGAGTTCGCCGAGGACAACGGCCAGGTCGTCCGCGGCCACACCCTCCTCTGGCACAGCCAGAACCCCGAATGGCTGGAGGAGGGCGACTTCTCGCGCGAGGAGCTGCGCACACTCCTGCGTGAACACATCACCACCGTCGTCGGCCGCTACTCCGGCCGGATCCACCAGTGGGACGTGACCAACGAGATCTTCCTGGACGACGGGGAGCTGCGGACCCAGGACAACATCTGGATCCGCGAGCTCGGCCCGGAGATCATCGCCGACGCCTTCCGCTGGGCGCACGAGGCCGACCCGTCCGCCGAGCTGTTCCTGAACGACTACAACGTCGACGGGGTCAACGCCAAGAGCGACGCCTACTACGAGCTCGCCCAGGACCTGCTCGACCAGGGCGTGCCGCTGCACGGATTCTCCACGCAGGGGCACCTGAGCCTGGACTACGCCTTCCCGGGTGACCTGGAGGACAACCTGCGCCGCTTCGACGAGCTGGGCCTGCAGACGGCCATCACCGAGCTCGACGTGCGGCTGACGCCGGACAAGCGCGACCGGCCGAGCAGGGACCAGCTCCTCCAGCAGGCCGACTACTACCGGCAGGCGCTGGAGGCGTGCCTGAACGTGGAGGGGTGCCGTTCCTTCACCATCTGGGGCTTCACCGACAAGTACTCCTGGGTGCCGCACTTCTTCGAGGGCGAGGGGCACGCGACGGTCATGACGGACCGCTTCCATCGCAAGCCCGCCTTCCGCGAGCTGCTCGACACCCTGGCCGCCGCCCGCTAG
- a CDS encoding helix-turn-helix domain-containing protein, which produces MTTKPTRGRAVTEESKAFTIRELYDLPAAVDLMTAARALHMGRTMAYELARRGEFPCRLLRYGGTYRVVTAELLELLGVPLPARGASARVEST; this is translated from the coding sequence TTGACGACGAAACCAACGCGCGGGAGAGCAGTGACCGAGGAGAGCAAGGCCTTCACGATCCGAGAGCTGTACGACCTGCCAGCGGCGGTGGACCTGATGACGGCCGCCCGTGCCCTGCACATGGGTCGGACGATGGCCTACGAACTTGCGAGGCGCGGTGAGTTCCCCTGCCGGCTGCTCCGCTACGGCGGAACCTACCGTGTGGTCACCGCAGAGCTCCTGGAGCTGCTGGGCGTGCCGCTACCGGCCAGGGGAGCGTCGGCTAGAGTCGAGTCGACATAG
- a CDS encoding enolase C-terminal domain-like protein, with the protein MSSTEDPLVTGMEAAVYTVPTDRPSADGTFTWDSTTMVLVRVSGGGREGLGWTYGPAACAWVVRDLLAAQVRGLSVMDVPAALEAMVRAVRNAGRPGAVGYAVSAVETALWDLKAKVLGLPLYRLLGAARTGAPLYASGGLTSYGDDVLREQLSDWVHERGFTRVKVKIGQDRGLRERRDLERLAIARETVGPDVELFADANGAYSAKQVIRLAGALADLDVRWLEEPVSSDDLDGLRRVRDAVPADVAAGEYGFDLPYFQRMCAAGAVDCLQSDITRCGGLLEFARTATVAAAHGLELSAHCAPFLHRHAALPLANLRHLEWFHDHVRIETRFFDGADPPVDGVLYPDPDRPGLGLELREADADAFRTG; encoded by the coding sequence ATGAGCAGCACGGAGGACCCGCTGGTCACCGGGATGGAGGCGGCCGTCTACACAGTGCCCACCGACCGGCCCTCAGCGGACGGCACGTTCACCTGGGACTCCACCACGATGGTGCTCGTCCGTGTGAGCGGCGGCGGCCGGGAGGGGCTCGGCTGGACCTACGGGCCGGCCGCGTGCGCGTGGGTCGTCCGCGACCTGCTCGCCGCCCAGGTCCGCGGGCTCTCGGTGATGGACGTGCCCGCCGCCCTGGAGGCGATGGTGCGCGCGGTGCGCAACGCGGGCCGCCCTGGCGCGGTCGGCTACGCGGTGTCGGCCGTGGAGACCGCGTTGTGGGACCTCAAGGCCAAGGTGCTCGGCCTGCCCCTGTACCGGCTGCTCGGCGCGGCCCGCACGGGCGCGCCGCTCTACGCCAGCGGCGGGCTGACCAGCTACGGGGACGACGTCCTGCGCGAGCAGCTCTCCGACTGGGTGCACGAGCGGGGCTTCACGCGGGTCAAGGTCAAGATCGGCCAGGACCGGGGGCTCCGGGAGCGCCGGGACCTGGAGCGGCTCGCGATCGCGCGCGAGACGGTCGGCCCCGATGTGGAGCTCTTCGCCGACGCGAACGGCGCCTACTCCGCCAAGCAGGTGATCCGGCTCGCCGGAGCCCTGGCCGACCTGGACGTGCGCTGGCTGGAGGAGCCGGTCTCCTCCGACGACCTCGACGGGCTCCGGCGGGTCCGGGACGCGGTCCCCGCCGACGTGGCGGCGGGCGAGTACGGCTTCGACCTCCCCTACTTCCAGCGCATGTGCGCCGCGGGGGCGGTGGACTGCCTCCAGTCGGACATCACCCGGTGCGGCGGGCTGCTGGAGTTCGCCCGCACGGCGACCGTGGCCGCCGCGCACGGGCTGGAGCTGTCGGCGCACTGCGCGCCGTTCCTGCACCGCCACGCGGCCCTGCCGCTGGCGAACCTGCGGCACCTGGAGTGGTTCCACGACCACGTCCGCATCGAGACCCGCTTCTTCGACGGCGCGGACCCGCCGGTCGACGGAGTGCTGTACCCGGACCCCGACCGCCCGGGGCTGGGCCTGGAGCTCAGGGAGGCCGACGCGGACGCCTTCCGCACGGGCTGA
- a CDS encoding sigma-70 family RNA polymerase sigma factor, which produces MAQTHDAPDRALNEDQGPTAAEIEAWQRESFFLPPDEATPETHPALYNISAGMMFTGVVRPLDPQLPDYVAIPMDPASLELIARVGTWNMLWEAGQFRRRFFSGDDLPEPIAKIADLGDINTILVPRTRSRYFEYVPLLHLLPKDTLDRFGLPLLRGGQWPFMADHSDADRFLPSGFERRLADAWAWTVWPHLNSGSSLRAFSSDDPIRMISHNLDYWIPPITTVIQGILRQFPEVDQGKSVGPVPLEDGSFLPGAVTGNLRKGGPVWMGKEEAEDLVIATVEAADITGRLRGILDAVRSHRVEDDFSSRWSYAREDFERKLYRKRSKVQVRFVELTDTIPVQGPESEVLGKLVTSDFLALLNEKQHEVVVLLSSGFRQHEIAEKLGYANHSPISKRLAQIQRKAVDFFELDK; this is translated from the coding sequence ATGGCACAGACACACGATGCACCGGACCGGGCGCTGAACGAGGACCAGGGGCCGACGGCGGCCGAGATCGAGGCATGGCAACGAGAGAGCTTTTTCCTCCCCCCGGATGAGGCCACTCCTGAGACGCACCCCGCCCTCTACAACATCTCAGCGGGGATGATGTTCACTGGTGTGGTCCGGCCCTTGGATCCGCAACTTCCCGACTACGTGGCCATCCCAATGGACCCTGCCTCCTTGGAGTTGATCGCCCGAGTTGGCACGTGGAACATGCTCTGGGAAGCAGGCCAGTTCCGCCGACGCTTCTTCAGCGGTGATGACCTCCCCGAGCCGATTGCGAAGATCGCCGACCTTGGTGACATCAACACGATCCTTGTCCCGCGTACTCGATCGCGGTACTTCGAGTACGTACCGCTGCTTCACCTGCTGCCTAAGGACACGCTAGATCGCTTCGGCCTGCCTCTCCTCCGTGGAGGTCAGTGGCCGTTCATGGCCGACCACAGTGATGCCGATCGCTTCCTTCCTTCGGGTTTCGAGCGGCGCTTGGCGGACGCGTGGGCCTGGACGGTCTGGCCACATCTCAACTCGGGGTCATCATTGCGAGCTTTCTCCAGTGATGACCCGATTCGGATGATCTCGCATAATCTCGATTACTGGATTCCACCAATCACGACGGTCATCCAAGGAATCCTGAGGCAGTTCCCAGAGGTCGACCAGGGGAAGTCGGTCGGCCCAGTTCCCCTTGAAGATGGAAGCTTTCTTCCAGGGGCCGTCACAGGCAACCTACGCAAAGGCGGTCCTGTGTGGATGGGGAAGGAGGAAGCCGAGGACCTTGTGATCGCCACCGTAGAGGCAGCAGATATTACCGGTCGTTTGAGAGGCATCCTGGACGCTGTGCGTTCCCATCGGGTCGAGGATGACTTCTCCAGCCGATGGTCGTACGCCCGTGAAGACTTCGAACGCAAGCTCTACCGCAAACGTAGCAAGGTGCAGGTCCGCTTCGTGGAGTTGACCGACACCATCCCGGTGCAGGGGCCTGAGAGCGAGGTTCTCGGCAAGCTGGTCACCAGTGACTTCCTCGCACTCCTGAACGAAAAGCAGCACGAGGTCGTCGTCTTGCTCAGTAGCGGGTTCCGGCAGCACGAGATCGCCGAGAAGCTCGGCTACGCCAACCACAGCCCGATTTCCAAGCGACTCGCCCAGATCCAGCGGAAAGCTGTGGACTTCTTCGAGCTGGACAAGTGA
- a CDS encoding MBL fold metallo-hydrolase, protein MKLTKNTHSCVRVARDGRALVTDPGMFGSEDELAGAEAILITHEHPDHFDEARVRAALEADAAVQVWTTGAVADRLSSAFPGRVHVVGHGDAFTAAGLSVRVHGEYHAVIHPDVPRIANVGFLVEDSLFHPGDALTVPDSPVETLLLPLAAPWSRTQEVVDYVREVAPTRTIDVHDGLLSPAGTTVFDRLVGSLTPSENRRLEVGDSADL, encoded by the coding sequence ATGAAGCTCACCAAGAACACCCACTCCTGCGTTCGCGTGGCCAGGGACGGTCGCGCCCTGGTCACGGACCCCGGCATGTTCGGTTCCGAGGACGAACTCGCGGGCGCCGAGGCGATCCTCATCACGCACGAGCACCCGGACCACTTCGACGAGGCCCGGGTGCGGGCGGCGCTCGAAGCCGACGCGGCCGTCCAGGTGTGGACGACCGGGGCCGTCGCCGACCGGCTCTCGTCCGCCTTCCCCGGCCGGGTGCACGTCGTCGGCCACGGTGACGCCTTCACCGCGGCCGGCCTCAGCGTTCGGGTCCACGGCGAGTACCACGCCGTCATCCACCCCGACGTGCCCCGGATCGCCAACGTGGGCTTCCTGGTCGAGGACTCCCTCTTCCACCCCGGCGACGCCCTGACCGTGCCCGACAGCCCGGTGGAGACCCTGCTGCTCCCGCTCGCGGCGCCCTGGAGCAGGACCCAGGAGGTCGTGGACTACGTTCGCGAGGTCGCCCCGACGCGCACCATCGACGTCCACGACGGGCTGTTGAGCCCCGCAGGCACCACCGTCTTCGACAGGCTGGTGGGCTCCCTCACCCCCTCGGAGAACAGGCGCCTGGAGGTCGGGGACTCGGCCGACCTCTGA
- a CDS encoding sugar phosphate nucleotidyltransferase produces MELIENQGRTEVVIAAGGLGTRRAEWSRYLPKEFYPVQGIPGIVHVLDEIAQMGCVRAAMVHHPYYEHFIHAWASRALVDSQGYARAAERPLPHGPRWPGLDLRFTAQQGPYSDITSVLNADAMLDHPHELYVAYADNLYPEDDPLLRLRDTDGGTSVIVRPYNRTEAPSRGVIVCDRGFMVDLVEKPDEFTASDLEREHGPDSLVLLEGRARTDRSFLDFLWSYRPGRAMEPKLSLALSVYARTHPVRVCPISSPVTDLGSPAP; encoded by the coding sequence ATGGAGCTGATCGAGAACCAAGGCCGAACAGAGGTGGTGATCGCTGCTGGTGGTCTGGGAACACGGCGAGCAGAATGGTCTCGCTACCTCCCCAAGGAGTTCTACCCGGTGCAGGGAATTCCGGGAATCGTTCATGTCCTGGACGAGATCGCACAAATGGGGTGTGTGCGGGCCGCGATGGTCCATCATCCGTACTACGAGCACTTCATCCATGCCTGGGCCAGCCGGGCTCTGGTCGATTCCCAGGGGTACGCCCGAGCAGCTGAACGGCCTCTTCCTCATGGTCCCCGCTGGCCTGGCCTCGACCTGAGGTTCACGGCGCAGCAAGGTCCTTACAGCGACATCACTTCAGTCCTCAACGCTGACGCCATGCTCGACCACCCCCACGAGCTCTATGTCGCCTATGCCGACAACCTCTACCCAGAAGACGACCCGTTGTTGAGGCTGCGTGACACGGACGGAGGTACGTCGGTGATCGTGCGTCCGTACAACCGAACGGAGGCTCCGAGCCGCGGGGTGATCGTCTGCGACCGCGGGTTCATGGTGGACCTGGTGGAGAAGCCGGACGAGTTCACGGCAAGTGACCTCGAACGCGAGCACGGTCCGGACTCGCTTGTGCTCTTGGAGGGACGGGCTCGTACCGACCGGTCCTTCCTTGACTTCCTGTGGTCGTACCGCCCCGGCCGCGCCATGGAACCGAAACTGTCCCTGGCCCTGTCGGTCTACGCGCGTACCCATCCGGTTCGCGTGTGCCCCATCAGCTCGCCCGTGACCGACCTCGGATCCCCAGCGCCTTGA
- a CDS encoding NUDIX domain-containing protein, which translates to MDTRVTGLLVEDGKVLLLDQDTDGPRRWSLPGGRVEEGEQLGDALVREMHEETGVEVEVGRLLYLCDHIVPEKNLHVVHITFEVRRLGGSVGEITEGLDSRPIRGVEFVKTGDLPHLGFSERFVQLVEDGFPGAGSYMGPKSAIGL; encoded by the coding sequence ATGGATACGCGAGTGACGGGCCTCCTCGTGGAGGACGGAAAAGTACTGCTCCTGGACCAGGACACCGATGGTCCTCGCAGGTGGAGCCTGCCCGGTGGGCGGGTTGAGGAGGGCGAGCAGCTCGGTGACGCCCTGGTGCGCGAGATGCACGAGGAGACCGGCGTCGAGGTCGAGGTGGGACGCCTGTTGTACCTGTGCGACCACATCGTCCCGGAAAAGAATTTGCACGTCGTACACATCACCTTCGAAGTTCGCCGCCTGGGTGGATCTGTGGGTGAGATAACGGAGGGACTCGACTCCCGCCCGATCCGAGGTGTGGAATTCGTGAAAACGGGGGATCTTCCCCACCTCGGATTCAGCGAGCGTTTCGTCCAGTTGGTCGAGGACGGGTTCCCCGGAGCCGGTTCCTACATGGGACCGAAGTCAGCGATCGGACTGTGA
- a CDS encoding helix-turn-helix domain-containing protein, whose product MTDPTDEPPSGRDRLRELLDAVLDEGSTRLSDMADRAHSSPFHFSRRFSRGTGESPVALRRRVLLERAAWQIGQGSSVTDAAFAAGYESVEGFIRAFTRAFGHPPSATTAGSGRWLPSPNGVHFHPPLHLWVEENPRSRPAMDLTALQIHHDVDDTALLIRLAGELSEEDYRKAWAPGRVVMTWDGPEESIAVTLEHLVRAKEVWLASIEGADFPARGNDDPASLLSRHEEAGARWIAAVEDMGRRDAWGDRLIDALCDPPESFMLGGVVAHVLTYSAHRRQAVRHMLRSAGVEVGHGDPLEWLQSRNERRGDTP is encoded by the coding sequence ATGACCGATCCCACCGACGAACCGCCCTCGGGACGCGACCGGCTGCGCGAGCTCCTCGACGCGGTCCTGGACGAAGGCAGCACCCGGCTGTCGGACATGGCGGACCGCGCCCACTCCTCACCGTTCCACTTCAGCCGGAGGTTCTCCCGGGGCACCGGGGAGTCACCGGTGGCGCTGCGCCGGCGGGTCCTGCTGGAGCGGGCCGCCTGGCAGATCGGCCAGGGGTCCAGCGTCACCGACGCGGCCTTCGCCGCCGGATACGAGTCGGTGGAGGGGTTCATCCGGGCCTTCACCCGCGCCTTCGGGCACCCGCCGAGCGCCACCACCGCCGGGAGCGGACGGTGGCTGCCCTCCCCCAACGGTGTCCACTTCCATCCGCCGCTCCACCTGTGGGTGGAGGAGAACCCGAGGAGCCGCCCGGCCATGGATCTGACCGCACTCCAGATCCACCACGACGTGGACGACACCGCACTGCTCATCCGCCTGGCCGGGGAGCTCTCGGAGGAGGACTACCGGAAGGCGTGGGCCCCCGGCCGCGTGGTCATGACCTGGGACGGTCCGGAGGAGAGCATCGCCGTCACCCTGGAGCACCTGGTGCGGGCCAAGGAGGTCTGGCTCGCCTCCATCGAGGGGGCGGACTTCCCGGCACGGGGGAACGACGACCCGGCGTCGCTGCTGTCCCGCCACGAGGAGGCGGGGGCGCGCTGGATCGCGGCCGTGGAGGACATGGGCCGCAGGGACGCCTGGGGCGACCGGCTCATCGACGCCCTGTGCGACCCACCGGAGAGCTTCATGCTCGGCGGGGTCGTGGCGCACGTCCTGACGTACTCGGCGCACCGCAGGCAGGCCGTGCGGCACATGCTGCGGTCCGCCGGGGTCGAGGTCGGCCACGGCGACCCGCTGGAATGGCTGCAGAGCCGCAACGAACGACGAGGAGACACACCATGA
- a CDS encoding cyclase family protein yields MRRLVDISVPLRAGIPSDPPGLTPEIDYLGHQETQDDLLRFFPGAERDDLPDQEGWAVEWVRMTTHSGTHLDAPYHYASTMDGGQRAITIDEVPLEWCFQPGVKLDFRHLEDGYVVTPDDIDAELDRIGHRLSPLEIVVVNTSAGERYGHDDYVSTGCGVGRDATLHLLSRGVRLTGTDAWSWDAPFVHTARRYAREGDASVIWEGHKAGREVGYCHLEKLHNLEALPAVGFQVVCFPTKVHAASAGWTRAVAVIDEQEAAERG; encoded by the coding sequence ATGCGCAGACTCGTCGACATCTCCGTTCCCCTGCGGGCCGGAATCCCCTCCGACCCGCCCGGACTCACCCCGGAGATCGACTACCTCGGCCACCAGGAGACACAGGACGACCTGCTGCGCTTCTTCCCCGGGGCGGAGAGGGACGACCTGCCCGACCAGGAGGGCTGGGCGGTGGAGTGGGTGCGCATGACCACGCACTCCGGCACGCACCTGGACGCCCCCTACCACTACGCCTCGACGATGGACGGCGGTCAGCGCGCCATCACCATCGACGAGGTGCCGCTGGAGTGGTGCTTCCAACCCGGGGTGAAGCTGGACTTCCGGCACCTCGAGGACGGGTACGTGGTCACACCGGACGACATCGACGCCGAGCTGGACCGGATCGGCCACCGGCTGAGTCCGCTGGAGATCGTCGTGGTCAACACCAGCGCGGGCGAGCGCTACGGGCACGACGACTACGTCTCCACGGGCTGCGGCGTGGGCCGGGACGCCACGCTGCACCTGCTCTCCCGGGGTGTGCGGCTCACCGGGACCGACGCCTGGAGCTGGGACGCCCCCTTCGTCCACACCGCCAGGCGCTACGCGCGCGAGGGCGACGCTTCGGTGATCTGGGAGGGGCACAAGGCCGGTCGGGAGGTCGGCTACTGCCACCTGGAGAAGCTGCACAACCTCGAAGCCCTGCCGGCCGTCGGGTTCCAGGTCGTGTGCTTCCCGACGAAGGTGCACGCGGCCTCGGCCGGGTGGACCCGGGCCGTGGCCGTCATCGATGAGCAGGAGGCGGCGGAGCGCGGGTAG
- a CDS encoding helix-turn-helix transcriptional regulator, translating into MRRDHSPTVRLRRLATELRRAREATGKSLAESAKALGWGSPKLSKIENAERRLNTTDLDRLLDLHGVTEPETRSELHQLLKDSKERGWWSRAPYRGVFPDLLPDFEAEASVIRTYECQVIPGLLQHPDYAESVFRGGQVRDGDAVRRNVDARIQRQSILNRFDPPRYWAIIDEAALRRQTRDPAVMQAQLRHLVQMAARLNITINVLPFSAGHHAGMNGAFVLLDFPHPLDPALAYAETYAASMFLEQPDEIERYDVAFGLISNAALSAAESVDFLEQLIAESEDRDAEPAELAQE; encoded by the coding sequence ATGCGACGCGACCACAGCCCCACCGTCCGGCTACGCCGACTCGCCACAGAGTTGCGTAGGGCACGGGAGGCGACCGGAAAGTCCCTGGCTGAGTCGGCGAAGGCCCTCGGCTGGGGCTCCCCGAAGCTGTCCAAGATCGAGAACGCCGAGCGGCGCCTGAACACCACCGATCTCGACAGACTTCTCGACCTGCACGGCGTGACCGAACCCGAGACCCGTTCCGAGCTTCATCAGCTACTGAAGGACTCCAAGGAACGCGGATGGTGGTCCCGGGCTCCGTATCGTGGTGTCTTCCCCGACCTCCTGCCGGACTTCGAGGCTGAGGCGTCCGTGATCCGCACGTACGAGTGCCAGGTGATCCCCGGCCTTCTCCAGCACCCGGACTACGCCGAGTCCGTGTTCCGTGGCGGGCAAGTCCGCGACGGCGATGCCGTACGGCGCAACGTGGACGCGCGAATCCAGCGCCAAAGCATCCTCAACCGTTTCGACCCGCCCCGCTACTGGGCGATCATCGACGAGGCCGCCCTCCGGCGCCAGACTCGCGACCCCGCCGTCATGCAGGCCCAACTACGCCACCTGGTGCAGATGGCCGCTCGACTCAACATCACGATCAACGTCCTCCCGTTCTCCGCTGGCCACCACGCCGGCATGAACGGCGCGTTCGTCCTCCTGGACTTCCCTCACCCTCTTGACCCGGCGCTGGCTTACGCTGAGACCTACGCCGCTAGCATGTTCCTAGAGCAACCGGACGAAATCGAGCGGTACGACGTCGCGTTCGGCCTGATCAGCAACGCTGCCCTCAGTGCCGCCGAGTCCGTTGACTTCCTGGAACAGCTCATAGCCGAGTCAGAGGACCGAGATGCAGAGCCCGCAGAACTGGCGCAAGAGTAG
- a CDS encoding dihydrofolate reductase family protein — translation MKTVYNTATSLDGFIADQDNSLGWLFAVEGSEPGAENGEALNETEDFISKAGAIVMGATTYEWIVKHEGDKPWPYQAPTWVLTHRELPRLEGDLRFASADTDQELRDLHAEMAEAAGGRDVWVVGGGRLAADLARLGLLDEVVVSIAPVSLGGGAPLLDGRVELRALEAKLLGSFACLRYEVVRG, via the coding sequence ATGAAGACCGTCTACAACACCGCCACCAGCCTCGACGGGTTCATCGCCGACCAGGACAACTCCCTGGGGTGGCTGTTCGCGGTGGAGGGGTCCGAACCGGGAGCCGAGAACGGTGAGGCCCTCAACGAGACCGAGGACTTCATCTCCAAGGCGGGCGCGATCGTCATGGGCGCGACCACCTACGAGTGGATCGTGAAGCACGAGGGCGACAAGCCCTGGCCCTACCAGGCGCCCACCTGGGTCCTCACCCACCGCGAGCTCCCCCGCTTGGAGGGGGACCTGCGCTTCGCCAGTGCCGACACCGACCAGGAGCTGAGGGACCTGCACGCGGAGATGGCCGAGGCCGCCGGCGGCCGCGACGTATGGGTGGTCGGCGGAGGCCGCCTGGCCGCCGACCTGGCCCGGCTGGGCCTGCTCGACGAGGTCGTCGTGTCCATCGCACCGGTCAGCCTCGGCGGCGGCGCCCCCCTGCTGGACGGCCGGGTGGAGTTGCGCGCGCTGGAGGCCAAGCTCCTGGGATCCTTCGCCTGCCTGCGCTACGAGGTCGTCCGCGGCTGA
- a CDS encoding DUF397 domain-containing protein, which yields MQSPQNWRKSSYSGDRSNCVEVADVPSGAALRDSQNPDLGHLRFALTEWTAFLGSAETDLR from the coding sequence ATGCAGAGCCCGCAGAACTGGCGCAAGAGTAGTTACAGCGGCGACCGGAGCAACTGCGTCGAGGTCGCCGACGTGCCCAGCGGTGCCGCGCTACGCGACTCGCAGAACCCGGACCTCGGCCACCTCCGGTTCGCACTCACCGAGTGGACGGCGTTCCTCGGCAGCGCCGAGACAGACCTCCGCTAA
- a CDS encoding class II aldolase/adducin family protein, whose product MRVGQAPLVPYAAPGSERLARNDAGLPGRFRAALLANHGSLMAAADPATALDGAIELEEASRIVVALRDREFAALSAEDVRELTERYGRTWDM is encoded by the coding sequence ATGCGGGTCGGACAGGCGCCCCTGGTGCCCTACGCGGCGCCGGGCAGCGAGCGGCTCGCCCGCAACGACGCAGGGCTGCCCGGACGGTTCCGGGCCGCGCTGCTCGCCAACCACGGCTCGCTCATGGCCGCCGCGGACCCGGCGACGGCCCTGGACGGCGCGATCGAGCTGGAGGAGGCGTCCCGTATCGTCGTCGCGCTGCGGGACCGCGAGTTCGCGGCGCTCTCGGCCGAGGACGTGCGGGAGCTGACCGAGCGCTACGGGAGGACCTGGGACATGTGA